One part of the Magallana gigas chromosome 5, xbMagGiga1.1, whole genome shotgun sequence genome encodes these proteins:
- the LOC105330356 gene encoding ETS-related transcription factor Elf-5 isoform X1, with translation MCIDRCHTIIRMNSLPRWAALHPSNWTSVELTRWLEYVAEEYKMDSEATHNMVESFQDLDGRRLLQMTLEDFREISEQHGEFLFEIFKKMCTVDKQMAGLAMVHMLPPISEGSRSATPSPPGSKGNNRNGEGNGLQKESK, from the exons ATTCCCTTCCGCGCTGGGCCGCTTTGCATCCCAGTAACTGGACATCGGTAGAGTTGACACGGTGGTTGGAATATGTGGCGGAGGAATATAAAATGGACTCTGAAGCCACACACAATATGGTGGAGAGTTTCCAAGATCTAGATGGCCGGCGACTTCTTCAAATGACCCTGGAGGATTTCAGAGAAATCAGTGAACAACATGGcgaatttctttttgaaattttcaaaaagatgtGTACAGTGG ATAAGCAGATGGCAGGTCTGGCCATGGTACACATGTTGCCCCCGATTTCAGAAGGGAGTAGATCCGCCACACCGTCACCCCCGGGATCCAAGGGCAATAATCGTAATGGGGAAGGAAATG GGCTACAAAAAGAAAGtaaataa
- the LOC105330356 gene encoding uncharacterized protein isoform X2: protein MDSEATHNMVESFQDLDGRRLLQMTLEDFREISEQHGEFLFEIFKKMCTVDKQMAGLAMVHMLPPISEGSRSATPSPPGSKGNNRNGEGNGLQKESK from the exons ATGGACTCTGAAGCCACACACAATATGGTGGAGAGTTTCCAAGATCTAGATGGCCGGCGACTTCTTCAAATGACCCTGGAGGATTTCAGAGAAATCAGTGAACAACATGGcgaatttctttttgaaattttcaaaaagatgtGTACAGTGG ATAAGCAGATGGCAGGTCTGGCCATGGTACACATGTTGCCCCCGATTTCAGAAGGGAGTAGATCCGCCACACCGTCACCCCCGGGATCCAAGGGCAATAATCGTAATGGGGAAGGAAATG GGCTACAAAAAGAAAGtaaataa
- the LOC136275621 gene encoding uncharacterized protein, whose protein sequence is MSLGQCSPDTMLGATDPGKTSIRSVDPETGLGILLNGDESTTNSISYAASCCGVIKRWSFKPITAGTIEFQIWRPTTTTGIYSLVGTNSYSVTSSELEKQVTYDVSASERIRVQRNDVFGFFTSSLASIGYKDLGGTASTVAYTKSITIGPLSEGATFDWNTGTAHVDRREYALQCTLDPDNAVSPAFTNLDYTLTVYDETPPATSLYTVSVTESPEVTMTTATTFFTFDSNSKVLVSAGPLPIGTYVLEFELSSDCGYTDSKSLNVIVVNSLPIIYGIPSTTSIREDHSSEKVMFSFIVYDRSLPMDTITCSLDATPSTDIFSLTEEGPGTVDIINKEKGYFDTYNLTNKIHRSIF, encoded by the exons ATGTCTTTAGGACAGTGTTCTCCAGATACAATGCTTGGAGCAACTGATCCGGGGAAAACTTCAATCAGGAGCGTGGACCCTGAAACAG GTCTAGGAATACTCCTCAATGGGGACGAAAGCACTACAAATTCCATTTCATATGCTGCTTCTTGCTGTGGCGTCATCAAAAGATGGAGTTTCAAACCAATCACAGCTGGAacaattgaatttcaaatttggCGACCAACAACGACAACGGGGATATATTCTCTCGTTGGAACCAACTCGTATTCCGTCACAT CTTCTGAGCTTGAAAAGCAGGTGACTTATGACGTATCAGCAAGCGAAAGAATCCGTGTACAACGCAATGATGTATTTGGATT CTTTACATCTTCTTTGGCATCAATTGGCTACAAAGATCTCGGAGGAACAGCGTCAACGGTCGCCTACACAAAGTCTATTACGATAGGACCATTGTCTGAGGGTGCCACGTTTGATTGGAATACAGGGACAGCACACGTAGACAGACGGGAGTACGCGCTACAGTGCACGCTGGACCCAG ACAATGCAGTATCTCCAGCTTTCACAAACTTAGACTACACACTGACTGTCTACGACGAAACTCCACCGGCCACGTCTTTGTATACGGTTTCCGTCACCGAGAGCCCAGAGGTTACCATGACAACGGCCACAACCTTTTTTACGTTTGACTCGAACTCAA aAGTGTTAGTGAGTGCCGGACCGTTGCCGATAGGGACTTATGTTTTAGAGTTTGAGCTGTCATCTGACTGTGGCTACACAGATTCTAAATCACTTAACGTCATAGTAGTCAATTCA CTTCCAATAATTTATGGCATACCTTCGACCACTTCAATTCGTGAGGACCATAGTTCTGAAAAAGTTATGTTTTCTTTCATCGTATATGACCGATCACTGCCCATGGATACGATCACGTGTAGTTTAGATGCCACTCCTAGCAcagatattttttcattgaccGAGGAAGGACCAGGTACCGTTGATATCATTAATAAAGAGAAGGGATATTTTGATACCTacaatttaacaaacaaaatacatagaagtatattttag